The following DNA comes from Buttiauxella agrestis.
TTCAACAGCACCGAGTTGAGGATCAGCATCCGGATCCGCTCCAGCACCATATCCACCGGGACGGAGTACACCACGCTCATTGACGATGGCGGCAAGTTTTTCTTGAGAATGAATTGTTTGAAACCTGAGGTGTAACCAAACCACGAACGTTCCTGCACCCATTTACTTTCAGGATCGATGTGTGTTTCCGGCCCGGTCAGTGAAATCAACGGTCGGCTATTTTCATCCAGAATGGTCACGCCAATGGGCATAGAACCCGGTGACAGGAAATTTTCCATGCGGATGGTTTGTTCGACACCCAGCAGCGCCTGCAAGCGGTTCGCAAGATACACCGGCGTCAGCGTATAAAAGTAACCGACACCCGGACGCGACCCCTGCCCAATCCAGTAAATACTGTTGCTGCGCTCATCTTGCGGGGCATTACGATATTTCATGATGCGTTCGTGCAACGTTTTCAGCGCTTTTTCGCGCTCAAGCGGCATTTCACGCAGGCCGAAATCGGCCATGCACAGATTGTCGCCGCCAATCAAAAAGACGCGGTTGAGATCGTAAGCTGCAGAAAAATTATCGCGCCAGTAGCGCAAGAACCACGCCAGCGATTGCAACGAAGAACGCCAGGAGGCACTGACGGCGGAGCAGTCAGAGTCAGGGAATAACGGCATGAAATTCGGTGGATCAACTTTGTTGTCATCGTTTTCCACGACCGGCAACACGCCATTCGACGCAGTCAGGCGATTCTCGGCGATGTACTTGAGTTCTTTCACCACATCAGAAGTGCGCTGAATGTAACGCTGCGCCTGATCGAAGCTGATATTAAATTCCTGACGAATTTCTGACTCTTTTTCGTGTAATGCATTAACGATGTAGAACACCGAAAAGAGCGCAATCAGCAGCCAGAGCAATAAAGCCAGCGCCCGAAACATGTAGCGGGAGACTTTGAGTGTGGTACGAAAGGAGACAAGATATTTCAAATTGAGCCTGGTCGTGGAAATTGCAAAACTTTGGATGCCGTTAAGGTAGTCGCAAAAATGATAGCCCGCAACGGCAAACAGCGTGGATGACACTGACCACAAAGGATTACTGTCAGAACTTCTCGATAACTTTGAAATGCATCAGCACCAGGGTCATATCCGGTGAGAATAAGTCATATTCTTCAAAGAAGCGTTTATGCTCTTTACGCCAGTAAGCCAGCGATTTGTCGCCTTCGCCTTCAGCCAGAGCATGAGCTTCATTGACCTGCTCATAAGTGGTCATCTCAACGGTCGTCAGTTCAATCGCACAAACCGGCTCATTCTTGCCATCTACCACCACGAAGATATCACCAGGTTGAGCAATGCCCTCGCCGTCCAGGTTAGAACAGGTAGCCGTTTTCACGCCATCCAGCACCAGCC
Coding sequences within:
- a CDS encoding ASCH domain-containing protein, with protein sequence MAIPEKYEDIERWAFGDTEKQADELARLVLDGVKTATCSNLDGEGIAQPGDIFVVVDGKNEPVCAIELTTVEMTTYEQVNEAHALAEGEGDKSLAYWRKEHKRFFEEYDLFSPDMTLVLMHFKVIEKF